One window from the genome of Spiractinospora alimapuensis encodes:
- a CDS encoding tetratricopeptide repeat protein: MAEQGLPARTVERAIAEVLACLDPNGAPTSSLGLTPELAEYLRRAAMDASGWGRFTARVLGRPRFSPQDLKAWLGRLARGGTVDLDARDAENEWDVVATMSPRTRTALLDGMEPERFHQAVRVAAAVLQNTWLDADMYAQDEWGGPMTEETERSLFANLRALRAVAGDRLVQPEACELLHWVGYHYRDSPRHSPAEHVAYLDDLLTTTESLLGAEHHSTLRIQSELGEAHGRAGDNEAASALHERVLTNRRTTLGPNHPETLDAMGLLGGSRRATGQLDEAAELLERAVSGLRDSAGPTALELDRHRDALVDTYRDLGRADDALALRHEYVAAVEKRFGASHPMTLGARNELAATFAALRRRHDAEREYRAVLDIVADQDRPATSADPELVTEARKGLAELG, translated from the coding sequence ATGGCTGAGCAGGGCCTGCCGGCGCGAACGGTGGAGCGGGCGATCGCGGAGGTCCTCGCCTGTCTCGATCCGAACGGGGCACCGACGTCCAGCCTGGGCCTCACCCCCGAGTTGGCGGAGTACCTGCGGCGGGCGGCCATGGACGCCTCGGGGTGGGGCCGGTTCACGGCGCGGGTGCTGGGGCGTCCCCGGTTCTCGCCCCAGGACCTCAAGGCCTGGCTGGGGCGGCTGGCGCGCGGAGGGACGGTGGACCTCGACGCGCGTGACGCCGAGAACGAATGGGACGTCGTCGCCACCATGTCCCCCCGAACCCGCACGGCGCTGCTCGACGGGATGGAGCCCGAGCGGTTCCACCAGGCCGTCCGGGTGGCGGCCGCGGTTCTGCAGAACACGTGGCTGGACGCGGACATGTACGCCCAGGACGAGTGGGGCGGACCCATGACCGAGGAGACCGAGCGGTCGCTGTTCGCCAACCTGCGCGCCCTGCGCGCGGTCGCGGGGGACCGTCTCGTCCAGCCGGAGGCCTGCGAACTGCTGCACTGGGTCGGCTACCACTACCGCGACTCGCCCCGCCACTCGCCCGCCGAGCACGTCGCCTACCTGGACGACCTGCTCACGACGACCGAGTCTCTCCTCGGCGCCGAGCACCACAGCACCCTGCGGATCCAGAGCGAGCTGGGCGAGGCGCACGGCCGCGCCGGAGACAACGAGGCCGCGAGCGCGCTGCACGAACGGGTCCTCACCAACCGCCGGACCACCTTGGGGCCCAACCACCCGGAGACCCTCGACGCGATGGGGCTCCTCGGTGGCTCCCGACGGGCCACCGGCCAACTCGACGAGGCGGCCGAGCTGCTCGAACGCGCCGTCAGCGGCCTGCGCGACAGCGCGGGGCCAACCGCGCTCGAACTCGACCGCCACCGCGACGCCCTGGTCGACACCTACCGCGACCTGGGACGGGCGGACGACGCCCTCGCCCTACGCCACGAGTACGTCGCCGCCGTCGAGAAGCGGTTCGGCGCCTCTCACCCCATGACGTTGGGGGCGCGCAACGAACTCGCGGCGACGTTCGCCGCGCTGCGACGCCGCCACGACGCGGAGCGCGAGTACCGAGCCGTCCTCGACATCGTGGCCGACCAGGATCGCCCCGCGACCAGCGCGGACCCGGAGCTCGTCACGGAGGCGCGGAAGGGTCTCGCCGAACTCGGCTGA